In a genomic window of Lepisosteus oculatus isolate fLepOcu1 chromosome 3, fLepOcu1.hap2, whole genome shotgun sequence:
- the LOC102694588 gene encoding sepiapterin reductase — protein MPGSDLGKAVCIITGASKGFGRSLALQLGGLLQAGSVLVLAARSGDRLLELSGELSGELAGVEVRCVTADLARREGIEETVRVAREAAPKDIDHLLLINNAGSLGDISRNAVSFTDPSEVDAYLSMNVSSALSLTASVLGAFPRRPGLRRSVVNISSLCALQPYRSWVLYCTGKAARHMMFRVLAEEEPDVRVLNYAPGPLDTDMQTQARSLTGDAQVRQSFSDMHSKGGLLSCSQSGAKLAQLLLEDQYQSGAQIDYYDI, from the exons ATGCCCGGCTCGGACCTCGGCAAGGCCGTGTGCATCATCACCGGCGCCTCCAAGGGCTTCGGCCGCAGCCTGGCCCTGCAGCTCGGCGGCCTGCTGCAGGCGGGCTCGGTGCTGGTGCTGGCGGCCCGCTCCGGGGACCGGCTGCTGGAGCTGAGCGGGGAGCTGAGCGGGGAGCTGGCCGGCGTGGAGGTGCGCTGCGTGACGGCCGACCTGGCCCGCAGGGAGGGGATAGAGGAGACGGTGCGGGTCGCCAGGGAGGCGGCGCCGAAGGACATCGACCACCTGCTGCTCATCAACAACGCAG gCTCCCTCGGTGACATCAGCCGCAATGCGGTTAGCTTCACGGACCCCAGCGAGGTGGACGCCTACCTGTCGATGAACGTGAGCTCGGCGCTCAGCCTGACGGCGAGCGTGCTGGGGGCGTTCCCGCGGCGACCAGGGCTTCGGCGCAGCGTGGTCAACATCAGCTCACTGTGCGCCCTGCAGCCCTACCGCTCCTGGGTGCTGTACTGCACCGGCAAGGCAGCCAGACACATGATGTTCAGGGTGCTGGCTGAGGAGGAGCCTGATGTCAGAGTGCTGAACTACGCACccg GCCCTCTGGACACGGACATGCAGACGCAGGCTCGCAGCCTCACTGGGGACGCGCAGGTCCGACAGTCCTTTTCCGACATGCACAGCAAGGGGGGGCTGTTGTCCTGTTCCCAGTCCGGTGCCAAGCTGGCGCAGCTGCTGCTCGAGGACCAGTACCAGTCTGGGGCACAAATCGACTATTACGACATCTAG